The following proteins are encoded in a genomic region of Clarias gariepinus isolate MV-2021 ecotype Netherlands chromosome 12, CGAR_prim_01v2, whole genome shotgun sequence:
- the pmch gene encoding pro-MCH, producing MINSSLLVLTLPLFLNLFLPTASLALPASKIKDDTTNQDIFISVMDEAGPGDFPLGSFPDEDGTKRLFILSNLGSKGASGSDSSSGFGRAFPVLSPWRMSNALAATQEDEWHNADDLIPLAKRNTDNKILRCMIGRVYRPCW from the exons ATGATCAACTCTTCCCTGCTCGTTTTAACACTTCCACTTTTTCTCAACTTGTTCCTTCCCACAGCATCCTTAGCATTGCCTGCGAGTAAAATTAAAGATGATACGACAAACCAAGATatctttatttcagtaatggATGAAGCAGGACCTGGTGATTTCCCCCTTGGAAGTTTCCCTGATGAAGATGGCACAAAGAGGCTCTTCATCCTTTCA AATTTAGGATCAAAAGGGGCTTCTGGGAGTGACTCAAGCTCTGGTTTTGGCAGAGCCTTCCCCGTGCTGTCACCATGGAGAATGAGCAATGCTCTAGCTGCAACTCAGGAGGATGAGTGGCACAATGCAGATGATCTCATCCCCCTGGCCAAGAGGAACACGGACAATAAAa TTCTTCGGTGCATGATCGGGAGGGTGTACCGCCCCTGCTGGTAG